The DNA region AGCGTTCCAATCTTCAGATTGGCCTTGGTGATCAGCGTGGTAGCAGGATTGGCTCCCGTCCGCCAGACTTTTCCATAGGGGTCTTCGCCACCGATCATTTTGCGACCGCGCAGGGAGGGCGCGTTGTAATGAATAACGATGTTCTTGCCATCTAGGCGGACCTGAGCAGTAGCAGCCGGGCTGAGGAGCGGCTTGCTGGAAGGTGCAGACATGCCGCTCATATGGTCCTGCATCGGAGCGGCGGACTGTGCGAAGCCGGCGGTGGCAAATAGGGCCGTACAAGCCAAGGTGGCGAGGGAGCGAATGAGCATTGGGAGTAATCTCTCTTTCCTGAGTTTCAGGATAATGGTTCGATGCTGGACTGCGACGAAGCGGCTGTCAACCGGCGCGAAGATCATGCTACGCTAGGGGTATGCACCCGTAGCTCAGCTGGATAGAGCGGCAGCCTCCGAAGCTGTAGGTCAGAAGTTCGAATCTTCTCGGGTGCACCACCTTCCCCCCACATAATCTTTGTAATTTCGGACGAGTTGCCGCACGCTAACTCGTCTGCAGCAGCGCTCGTCTGCTCGCGAACCTTCCGATGAATTTGGCCCAGACCGGACGGTGGGGCGTGAAAGGCAAGAGGATGGCGTATCGATTCCCCCAGAGTGGAGCTCCATACTAACCGCGAGCTAGCTGGCTCCTTGCGGCGTGATGCGGCTAGTGGAGTTGGTCCGGAATAACGGCGTACTGAATGAGAAGTTCGAAGGGGACGATGCGAAGTGTGTTTTCGTGCGTGGCTTCGAGAACGACGGGGCAGGCTGCTCCGGCCTGCTGCACCTGCAGCCAGCGGGCGGCGCAGACACACCAGCGATCGCCGGGCTTGAGGCCGTTGAAGCCATACTGCGGCATGGGCGTGGAGAGATCGTTGCCAAGGGCCTTGCTGGCGGCGAGAAAGGCCGCATCGACGACG from Edaphobacter paludis includes:
- a CDS encoding DUF2911 domain-containing protein, coding for MLIRSLATLACTALFATAGFAQSAAPMQDHMSGMSAPSSKPLLSPAATAQVRLDGKNIVIHYNAPSLRGRKMIGGEDPYGKVWRTGANPATTLITKANLKIGTLDVPAGTYTIYTLPSPDTWLLIINKQTGQWGTEYHEDRDLGRTPMKNNTLPTSQEKMSISFENAKGNTAQLHIKWDKADEYVTVTAE
- a CDS encoding DUF2237 domain-containing protein → MANIETQQAPSKNVLGLPLSTCGCNPMTGFFRDGCCNTGPNDLGIHTICCVVDAAFLAASKALGNDLSTPMPQYGFNGLKPGDRWCVCAARWLQVQQAGAACPVVLEATHENTLRIVPFELLIQYAVIPDQLH